In a single window of the Osmerus eperlanus chromosome 2, fOsmEpe2.1, whole genome shotgun sequence genome:
- the LOC134007221 gene encoding cytosolic 5'-nucleotidase 3-like yields MIPELSNPSVCMKDPQRVEEILLAMQKAGSNTLQVISDFDMTLTRFAYNGKRCPTCHNILDNSKLISEDCKEKLKELLHTYYPIEIDSTLSAEQKLPLMVEWWTKAHTLLIEQRIRKDWLAQVVQESEAKLRDGFQLFFDHLQEHSVPLLIFSAGIGDVLEEVIRQAGVFHPNVKVFSNYMDFDEAGILRAFKGELIHIYNKREGALLNSDHFQELSHRHNILLLGDSLGDLNMADGVHNTENILKIGYLNDKVEERKQSYLNAFDIVLLKDETLEVANAILLYITGKK; encoded by the exons ATG ATCCCAGAGCTATCCAATCCCTCTGTGTGTATGAAGGACCCTCAGCGGGTAGAGGAGATCCTCTTGGCCATGCAGAAAGCTGGCTCCAACACTCTGCAG GTGATTTCAGATTTTGACATGACCCTTACAAGGTTTGCTTACAATGGGAAACGCTGCCCCACCTGCCACA ATATCCTTGACAACAGCAAGCTTATCAGTGAAGATTGCAAAGAAAAG CTGAAGGAGCTGCTTCACACATACTACCCCATCGAGATTGACTCAACTCTGTCAGCAGAACAGAAGTTGCCCCTCATGGTGGAATG GTGGACCAAAGCCCATACCCTGCTGATAGAGCAGCGGATAAGGAAAGACTGGCTGGCCCAAGTGGTCCAGGAGTCTGAAGCTAAGCTGAG GGATGGCTTTCAGCTGTTCTTCGACCACCTGCAGGAGCACAGCGTCCCCCTGCTCATCTTCTCTGCTGGGATCGGGGACGTCCTGGAGGAGGTGATCCGCCAGGCGGGGGTCTTCCACCCCAACGTCAAGGTCTTCTCCAACTACATGGACTTTGATGAGGCT GGTATCCTGAGGGCTTTCAAAGGAGAGCTCATCCACATCTACAACAAGAGGGAAGGCGCTCTGCTCAACTCGGACCACTTCCAGGAGCTGAGCCACCGCCACAACATTCTGCTTCTGGGCGACTCTCTGGGGGATCTGAACATGGCTGACGGCGTTCACAACACCGAGAACATCCTCAAGATAGGATACCTCAACGACAag gtggaggagaggaagcagtcATACCTGAACGCTTTTGACATCGTCCTGTTGAAGGACGAGACCCTGGAGGTGGCCAACGCCATACTGCTTTACATCACAGGGAAGAAGTGA